CATATGCTTGATTTGCAGCCCCTTGCGTTGCGGCTTGGGGATGAAATGCCAATCGAGTCGAGCTGGGTCGTCGAAGGGTAGGGTTGCCGTGGCGCGCTGGTCGGGAGTGAGGGACGCCAGAAAGCCTTGCGCGCCAGTGACCATGTTCGGCCCCGGATCGGTCAGCTCGAAAGCCAACCAGCCACCGCCGACGACGAGCAAGAGTAGTGCGGACACGATGATGAACTTGGATCGCATGCTTGAATATTCCTCACAGTTGCCGGTTACGGTTCGGTATGTCACTGCCACGCACCGCGGTAACTCGGACGTGACTGGCGATGTATCTATTTCGCAGACAGGCTCGCGCAGACTAATTCCTTGTCATTGCGAGCAAAAATGTGCTTGTTGGCATAGGCAGGGTGCGACCAGCAGACCCCGTCGCCGCGGCGGAGTTGTTCGGTCGTGGGATCAATCAGCTTGGCGCGACTGATTTCGGTAAATCCTTGGGGAGACAGCCGGCTAATGATCAATTCACCCCGATCGTTGAACATCCAGATATTCTCGCCGTTGCGCACCATGTGGATCGTGGCCCAGCGGGCACGTGGCACCGCCGCCTCGCTTTCCCATATCCGGTCTCCCGTTTTCGCGTCCAGGCAGCGCAGCTCGCCGTAGCTGTCGACACCGTATACATAGTCGCCCGTCATGTACGGCGTGCTGATGATCGAATGTAGGGTATCGGTCTGCTTCTCATCCGGCCCTAAGCGGCGCCAGATCGGTTCCACCGCCAAGCGGTCGGGCAGAAGCTTGAGCATCAAAGAGCCGTCGTAAAACGAGCTGACAAACAAGCGATCTCCGTCCACCACCGGCGTCGTAATGTTGATGACCATGCGGGTCGGCTTGAACGGATGCTGCCAATAGACCTTGCCCGTGGCCGGATCGAGCCCGGCCACACTGTCGCCAGTCCAGCAAACCAGCACGCGCTGACCAGCTTGCTCGATGATGATGGGGGCCGAGTACGAGGCCTGGTCATCGAGCGCGCGCCAACGTTCCTCGCCACTCTGCTTGTCGAACGCTACCAGGCAGGCGTTGTCCTCGCCGCCGATTTGCACAATCACCAGGTCCTTGTCCACCAGCGGCGAGG
The genomic region above belongs to Pirellulales bacterium and contains:
- a CDS encoding PQQ-binding-like beta-propeller repeat protein produces the protein MTRSTALLLLSILCIAAVQPASGDEWPQWRGPTRDGVWRESGVMEKFPVAQNTPAEQLPVRWRAPISSGYCGPTVADGRVFVMDRQDMPQQIERVLAFDADTGKPLWSYQYHCEYTVQYVAGPRASVSIDEGRAYALGTMGHLHCFNAADGKILWVKDLNELYKIRMPIWGISASPLVDKDLVIVQIGGEDNACLVAFDKQSGEERWRALDDQASYSAPIIIEQAGQRVLVCWTGDSVAGLDPATGKVYWQHPFKPTRMVINITTPVVDGDRLFVSSFYDGSLMLKLLPDRLAVEPIWRRLGPDEKQTDTLHSIISTPYMTGDYVYGVDSYGELRCLDAKTGDRIWESEAAVPRARWATIHMVRNGENIWMFNDRGELIISRLSPQGFTEISRAKLIDPTTEQLRRGDGVCWSHPAYANKHIFARNDKELVCASLSAK